GCATGATGGTAGCGATCAGGACGCACCAGAAGGCGATGGACATAGCGTGGGTTCGGACGACACGGGAGCGGCATTCTAGCCTAAACCGCCTGATATTGCGGTGATCACGTGCTGCGAGCGGTCAGCCCCGCGCGGCCGCTCAGCGTATCAGGCCAGCACAAGCCGGAGCTGGCGTAGGCGGGACTCGCCGCCGGCCACCTCGTAGCCCTGATCCAACCGCGCCTCCAGCCAAAAGAACTCCAGCAGCCGCACGAGCCGCAGCGCGAGCGCCAGCAGCTTGCGGGTGTAGGGATCTGCTCCGCCGAAATAGGCCGCCAGCAGCGGAAGCTGCTGATCGGGCGTCAGATCATGCTGCTGCACCAGCCAGGCGAGGTCCAGCATCGGGTTGGCCCGGCAGGCGTACTCAAAATCGACAAAACGGACGGGGTTTCGGCCGAGCAGCTGACCAAGGTGGAGGTCGCCGTGGCACAGCGCGTGCTGGTCGACAATCAGGCTGCTCACCCGCAGCTCAGCGGCCAGATCACTCACCTCACGCCTGAGGGTCGCTTCCTCCTTCGACGGGCTGAACGCGAGCAGCTCGGGGAGCCGGTCGGCCCAGTTGGTTGCCGCCAGCCCCTCGACGTCGAGGCGATGGAGCTCGCGC
This sequence is a window from Pseudomonadota bacterium. Protein-coding genes within it:
- a CDS encoding phosphotransferase, whose product is MTEENHAWVAGLKEVSAVGPVQISALRHGSINRSWRVASAAGVWVVRRNAAGAGVARSQECLALRRAAAADLAPEPVACCDAYLITRWLAGPEWNLAQLEDADALDQLARRLRELHRLDVEGLAATNWADRLPELLAFSPSKEEATLRREVSDLAAELRVSSLIVDQHALCHGDLHLGQLLGRNPVRFVDFEYACRANPMLDLAWLVQQHDLTPDQQLPLLAAYFGGADPYTRKLLALALRLVRLLEFFWLEARLDQGYEVAGGESRLRQLRLVLA